CCTAATCTGCGTAGTATCAACACAAAGTTAAAAGAAAAATAACACCCTTTTAATTACTTACATACAACTACTTACTACAGGGTTGCACAACGAAGTGCAACCCTTTTTTTTGCCTTAACCTGCTTATACTTGTATCAGGTTAAGGTCAGAGTTGTACGCTTTTCTTCGACCAACCTAAAGGCGAAAATTAACTTTTTTGGAAGAATGTAAAAGTTCAAAAGATGAATCAAGAGGAGAATATCCTAAATCAATTAGAAAGCATTCAAAAGATGCTTAAACAACAAGTAATGTTTCAAAAAGAAATGCTCGATTTCAAAGAAACAAAAGTGTATTTAAATGTATCCGATGCACAGCTTTATAAGCTAGTAGAAGCAAGAGCAATTCCACACTATAAACCAAGTGGACGCAAACTCTATTTTAAGCTTACAGAGTTATTAGAATGGCTGCAAGCAAATCGTATCGAATCACAATCCGAAATCGACAGAATTGCCGATCAGTACATCACTCGAAATAAATTAAAGTTATGAAAGAATTGGAAAGCTTAGTAAAAGACTTAGCCGAAGACCTTTCAAACCTTAGGCAGCTATTCGAAATCTGGAACAAAGGCAAATTTGCAAAGATCACAAACACTTGGATCGATGGCAAACAAGTAATGCTGGCATTAAAAATAAGCCAACGCACATTGCAAAGCCTTCGTTCAAAAGGCACACTTCCCTACTCTTCTATTAACAACAAATTTTATTACAAAATCAGCGATATCCAAAGCTTATTGGAGTCAAACTACAACAAAAAAGGAAAATCAAAATGAACAATTCAAATATCAGTTTCTTTACAAAACCAATTACAAATACATACCCTTATCGTAACATTAACTTAGTGCAAGTTTACGAGCTAATAAAAAGCGATAGATACAAAGAACAAACAAAAATTCTACGCAATATTTTATTGCCTAAGTCAGCGCGCAAGTACAAAGCCGAACATTTCGACTATGTTACCTTTTCAGGAACATTCGCCAAACGAGCCGATAAGGATCTAATTCAGCATTCAAATTTGCTTTGTCTCGATTTCGATCATATCGAAAATCTCAAGGAATTAAAACAATCCTTACTAAACGATCAATATTTCGAAACGCAATTGCTTTTCATTTCACCCTCAGGCGATGGTATAAAATGGATAATCGAAATTGATACACAAAAAGAAACACATCAAAACTGGTTTCAGGCAATTTCAAATTATCTGCATAGCTCTTATAAAATCATTCCCGATGCATCAGGAAAAGACATTTCAAGAGCATGTTTTCTACCTCACGATGCCGATGTTTTTATCAATCCAAAACATCTAAGTGAAAAACAATAATTAATTTACAAACACCGCTTACAGCCTAAAAACTGTAGGTGGTAAAATTCA
This genomic interval from uncultured Marinifilum sp. contains the following:
- a CDS encoding helix-turn-helix domain-containing protein, with translation MNQEENILNQLESIQKMLKQQVMFQKEMLDFKETKVYLNVSDAQLYKLVEARAIPHYKPSGRKLYFKLTELLEWLQANRIESQSEIDRIADQYITRNKLKL
- a CDS encoding helix-turn-helix domain-containing protein, with protein sequence MKELESLVKDLAEDLSNLRQLFEIWNKGKFAKITNTWIDGKQVMLALKISQRTLQSLRSKGTLPYSSINNKFYYKISDIQSLLESNYNKKGKSK
- a CDS encoding BT4734/BF3469 family protein, whose product is MNNSNISFFTKPITNTYPYRNINLVQVYELIKSDRYKEQTKILRNILLPKSARKYKAEHFDYVTFSGTFAKRADKDLIQHSNLLCLDFDHIENLKELKQSLLNDQYFETQLLFISPSGDGIKWIIEIDTQKETHQNWFQAISNYLHSSYKIIPDASGKDISRACFLPHDADVFINPKHLSEKQ